One window of the Rosa rugosa chromosome 3, drRosRugo1.1, whole genome shotgun sequence genome contains the following:
- the LOC133736370 gene encoding cysteine proteinase mucunain-like translates to MGPYRSSSSPIMAILFLAMFALSSAAADMSIIAYDNSHASSAGWRTDEEVMSLYEGWLAKHGKSYNGLGEKEKRFQIFKDNLRFIDDHNALNLSYKLGLTKFADLSNEEYRSTYLGTKPRALNRLSKTKSDRYAPRVGDQLPDAVDWRKEGVVNPVKDQGQCGSCWAFSTISAVEGINKIVTGDLISLSEQELVDCDKTYNEGCNGGLMDYAFEFIINNGGIDSEDDYPYKGYDSTCDTYRKNAKVVSIDSYEDVPTYDEQALQKAVANQPIAVAIEGGGREFQLYSSGVFTGRCGTALDHGVTVVGYGTDHGVDYWIVRNSWGASWGEAGYIRMERNLGNTATGKCGIAMEASYPVKVGQNPPNPGPSPPSPIKPPQVCDNYFSCPESNTCCCIYQYANYCFAWGCCPLEGATCCDDHYSCCPSDYPVCNVNAGTCQLSKGNPMSVKALKRTPAKAHWTLGGGAKHSSS, encoded by the exons ATGGGTCCGTACCGATCATCATCATCGCCGATCATGGCGATCCTCTTCCTCGCCATGTTCGCCTtgtcctccgccgccgccgacATGTCGATCATCGCCTACGACAACAGCCACGCCTCCTCTGCCGGCTGGAGGACCGACGAGGAGGTGATGTCACTGTACGAGGGGTGGTTGGCCAAGCACGGCAAGTCCTACAACGGCTTGGGAGAGAAGGAGAAGCGCTTCCAGATCTTCAAGGACAACCTCAGGTTCATCGACGACCACAACGCTCTCAACCTCAGCTACAAGCTCGGTCTGACTAAGTTCGCCGATCTGTCCAACGAGGAGTACCGGTCAACGTACCTAGGGACCAAGCCCCGCGCTCTGAATAGGCTCTCCAAGACAAAGAGCGACCGGTACGCGCCACGTGTCGGCGATCAGTTGCCTGACGCTGTTGATTGGAGGAAGGAAGGCGTCGTCAACCCTGTCAAAGACCAAGGCCAGTGTG GGAGTTGCTGGGCATTCTCAACAATCTCTGCTGTGGAAGGAATCAATAAGATAGTGACTGGCGATCTTATCTCACTATCTGAGCAGGAGTTGGTTGATTGTGATAAAACTTATAATGAAGGATGCAATGGAGGGCTCATGGACTATGCCTTCGAGTTCATCATTAACAATGGTGGCATTGACAGTGAAGATGACTATCCTTACAAAGGATATGATTCCACATGTGACACCTACAGG AAAAATGCCAAGGTGGTTTCAATTGATTCTTATGAAGATGTTCCCACATACGATGAGCAAGCGTTGCAAAAGGCTGTTGCCAATCAGCCAATTGCTGTTGCTATTGAAGGAGGAGGCAGGGAATTCCAGTTATATTCATCA GGTGTGTTTACTGGACGGTGTGGGACAGCACTAGACCATGGTGTTACTGTTGTTGGATACGGCACAGACCATGGCGTTGATTACTGGATTGTGAGGAATTCATGGGGTGCCAGCTGGGGAGAGGCAGGGTACATCAGAATGGAGCGTAATCTGGGTAACACCGCAACCGGGAAATGTGGAATTGCAATGGAGGCTTCTTACCCCGTCAAGGTAGGACAGAATCCCCCTAACCCTGGTCCATCTCCTCCATCTCCGATAAAACCTCCTCAGGTTTGTGACAACTACTTCTCCTGCCCCGAGAGCAACACCTGCTGCTGTATCTATCAGTATGCAAACTACTGCTTTGCTTGGGGATGCTGTCCTCTTGAAGGTGCCACCTGCTGTGATGACCATTATAGTTGCTGCCCATCAGACTACCCCGTCTGCAATGTCAATGCAGGAACCTGTCAGCTG AGCAAGGGCAATCCAATGAGTGTGAAGGCATTGAAGCGCACACCGGCTAAAGCTCACTGGACTTTGGGAGGTGGTGCCAAGCACAGCAGTTCTTAA
- the LOC133738661 gene encoding putative receptor protein kinase ZmPK1: protein MIWSIFRSGCCRYQYSWIMAALFHILLLFLAIYFQISSSTSDTPNEGSSLSVEKPDDVLTSPDGVFTAGFHQVGNNSFCFAIWFSEPFDHYKNRTIVWTANRDQPVNGKHSKLSLLKTGDLILTDAGQSIVWSTATTSVSQANLSLHNSGNLVLLNSEHVILWQSFDHPTDTLLPDQPLTRSTILVSMRSPSNYSSGFYKLFFDNDNLLRLLFDGLEISSVYWFEPWQTDRTARRSKDNNSRVAVMDSLGKFTSSDKYTLIASDYGVASQRRLTVDCDGNVRLHSRAKPGDRWVVTGQIMENACMIHGVCGPNSVCDYEPSTGRKCSCIPGYKMANYTDWYYGCEPEFNYTCGRGDQSSFFKLSRLDFYGYDFGYFPNYTFMQCEDVCLQLCNCKGFQYSSRSKDSPNSRSSIYSCYPKTVLLNGYRSPSFFGDIYLRVPKIHLSSYGLPQEEYRLRCLDKVVELDRSYEKSHVTGLEKFLLWFACGVGGFEIICILLVLGLITQNRRDSNEDKHGYLLAATGFKRFSYSELKKATRGFSEEIGRGAGGVVYKAVLADHRVAAIKRLNETNQGEGEFSAEINTIGRLNHMHLIEMWGYCSEGKHRLLVYEYMEHGSLAQKLASNVLDWEKRFEIALGTAKGLAYLHEECLEWVLHCDVKPQNILLDSNYQPKVADFGLSKLLNRDDLKNWSFSRIRGTRGYIAPEWVYNLPITSKVDVYSYGVVVLEMVTGKNPIKPDVDVIDGEQRRLIMWVREKLHNGTSASEIEARIGDVIDPSFEGKYDVKKMGILFEVALHCVEEDRDARPTMSQVVEMLVLVDKDQEH, encoded by the coding sequence ATGATATGGTCTATATTTAGAAGTGGCTGTTGCCGGTACCAATACTCTTGGATCATGGCTGCTCTGTTtcacattcttcttctttttcttgcaaTTTATTTCCAAATCTCGTCTTCAACGTCCGACACTCCGAATGAAGGCTCATCCTTATCTGTAGAGAAACCAGACGATGTTTTAACTTCACCGGATGGAGTTTTCACCGCCGGGTTTCACCAAGTCGGCAACAATTCATTTTGCTTTGCTATTTGGTTCAGTGAGCCATTTGACCACTACAAAAACAGAACCATAGTCTGGACGGCCAACCGTGACCAACCAGTCAATGGCAAACACTCAAAGCTCTCCCTCCTCAAAACTGGTGATCTCATCTTAACCGACGCTGGTCAATCCATTGTTTGGTCCACAGCCACCACTTCAGTCTCACAGGCGAACTTAAGCCTCCACAATTCCGGCAATCTTGTTTTACTAAACTCGGAGCATGTCATTCTATGGCAGAGCTTTGATCACCCTACTGATACTCTTCTTCCAGACCAACCACTCACCAGAAGCACAATCCTTGTCTCCATGAGAAGCCCGAGCAACTACTCCTCTGGCTTCTACAAGCTCTTCTTTGACAATGACAACCTTCTCCGGCTACTCTTCGACGGTCTTGAGATTTCAAGTGTGTATTGGTTTGAGCCATGGCAAACAGACCGAACAGCCAGAAGGTCCAAAGACAACAACAGTAGAGTTGCCGTTATGGATTCCTTAGGCAAGTTTACTTCATCAGACAAATATACTTTGATCGCTTCCGATTATGGTGTAGCTTCGCAAAGAAGACTGACGGTTGATTGTGATGGAAATGTTCGGTTGCACAGCCGGGCCAAACCCGGAGACAGATGGGTTGTGACAGGGCAGATCATGGAAAATGCTTGTATGATTCATGGGGTTTGTGGTCCTAATAGTGTGTGTGACTATGAGCCTAGTACTGGAAGAAAATGTTCTTGCATTCCTGGTTACAAAATGGCAAACTATACTGATTGGTATTATGGTTGTGAACCTGAGTTCAATTACACTTGCGGCAGAGGTGATCAGTCCAGTTTCTTCAAGCTTTCGAGGCTCGACTTTTACGGGTATGATTTCGGATACTTCCCCAACTACACATTCATGCAGTGTGAGGATGTCTGTTTGCAGCTGTGTAACTGCAAGGGTTTCCAATATTCTTCCCGCAGTAAAGACTCTCCAAACTCCCGCAGTAGTATATATAGCTGTTATCCGAAAACGGTGTTGCTCAATGGATACAGGTCTCCAAGCTTTTTTGGAGACATATATTTGAGAGTGCCAAAGATCCATCTGTCATCTTATGGATTGCCACAAGAAGAATATAGGTTGCGTTGCTTAGATAAGGTGGTTGAGCTAGATAGGAGCTATGAGAAGAGCCATGTAACTGGTCTAGAGAAATTTTTGCTGTGGTTTGCCTGTGGAGTTGGAGGGTTTGAGATCATTTGTAtacttttggttttgggtttaaTAACTCAAAATCGGAGAGATTCCAATGAGGATAAGCACGGCTACCTTCTTGCTGCAACTGGATTCAAGAGGTTTAGCTACTCTGAGCTTAAGAAGGCGACGCGGGGTTTTAGTGAAGAAATTGGAAGAGGAGCAGGAGGTGTTGTTTACAAAGCTGTGTTGGCTGATCATCGAGTTGCAGCGATCAAGAGGCTTAATGAAACCAACCAAGGAGAAGGTGAGTTTTCAGCAGAAATCAACACTATTGGGAGGCTGAACCATATGCATTTGATTGAGATGTGGGGATATTGCTCGGAGGGAAAGCACAGGCTTCTTGTTTATGAGTACATGGAGCATGGTTCCTTGGCACAAAAGTTAGCTTCCAATGTCCTTGATTGGGAAAAGAGGTTTGAGATTGCTCTAGGCACTGCAAAGGGTCTTGCTTATTTGCATGAAGAATGTTTGGAGTGGGTTTTACATTGTGATGTTAAGCCTCAAAACATACTCTTGGACTCCAATTATCAACCAAAGGTTGCAGATTTTGGCCTATCCAAGCTCCTCAACAGAGATGACCTTAAGAACTGGAGCTTTTCGAGGATACGAGGAACTAGAGGTTACATTGCTCCGGAGTGGGTTTACAATTTGCCTATCACATCCAAAGTGGATGTGTACAGCTATGGGGTTGTGGTGTTGGAGATGGTGACCGGAAAGAACCCGATTAAGCCGGATGTGGATGTCATTGATGGCGAGCAGAGAAGGCTGATCATGTGGGTGAGGGAGAAATTACATAATGGAACTTCTGCTAGTGAAATTGAAGCTCGGATAGGAGACGTCATAGACCCTTCGTTTGAAGGTAAATATGATGTAAAAAAGATGGGGATTCTGTTCGAAGTGGCTTTACATTGCGTAGAGGAAGACAGAGACGCGAGACCAACTATGAGCCAAGTCGTTGAGATGCTTGTGCTGGTTGACAAGGACCAAGAGCATTAG
- the LOC133739230 gene encoding uncharacterized protein LOC133739230 isoform X2 produces the protein MAIAAPMVTVQVHGLDKTPSSATSEQEEKGADSNHNYVQSNYRFDCLVLGRHLSLLVQKVTGSDFTFLAAEKMDAFSKKDDLSGYAESSFS, from the exons ATGGCAATAGCAGCCCCTATGG TTACAGTCCAAGTTCATGGCTTGGATAAAACCCCAAGCTCTGCTACTTCAgagcaagaagaaaaaggagCCGACTCGAACCATAATTATGTGCAATCTAATTATCGCTTTGATTGCCTTGTCCTTGGTCGCCACTTAAGTCTATTGGTCCAGAAG GTCACTGGGTCTGACTTTACTTTTCTTGCTGCAGAG AAAATGGATGCGTTTTCGAAGAAGGATGATCTTTCTGGTTATGCT GAAAGCTCATTCAGTTGA
- the LOC133739099 gene encoding protein MRG1-like isoform X1, whose product MGHSKRSDDDDVTTDSSATESDTSATKTDSGIEHENDDDVSSPSSDSCPFVEGEKVLAYHNTHIYDAKVIKTQFKNEWRFFIHYLGWNKNWDEWVRLDRLLKYTEENVEKQKLARMKDGTDKNPKLSRTSLTKLKSYNGARGKKRKNDSVVKGAIRLEELVIRMPHALRKQLVDDCESVTHLGKLVKLPRTPNVDDILKKYLEYRSNSDDLKAHSVEEILKGLCCYFDKALPVMLLYKNERPQYEKAIADNVSPSSVYGAEHLLRLFVKLPELLVEANIEEETLKELLQRLADFLKFLHKNQSAFFLSSYHVPEDTEISTNKQDD is encoded by the exons ATGGGACACTCCAAGaggagtgatgatgatgatgtcacTACTGACTCCTCTGCCACAGAGTCTGACACTTCTGCCACCAAGACCGATTCCGGCATCGAACATGAAAACGACGACGACGTCTCATCTCCTTCCTCTGATTCATGCCCCTTTGTCGAAGGAGAGAAGGTCCTCGCTTATCACAACACTCACATTTACGACGCCAAG GTGATCAAAACTCAATTTAAGAACGAATGGAGGTTTTTTATTCATTACCTT GGCTGGAACAAAAA TTGGGATGAGTGGGTACGCCTCGACCGTTTATTGAAATATACTGAAGAGAATGTGGAGAAACAGAAGCTCGCCAGAATGAAAGACGGAACAGACAAGAATCCAAAGCTATCACGCACATCACTGACTAAACTAAAAAGTTATAATG GGGCAAGAGGCAAGAAGAGAAAGAATGACTCTGTCGTTAAG GGTGCGATACGCTTGGAAGAACTTGTGATTCGAATGCCACATGCTTTAAGGAAACAACTAGTTGATGATTGCGAATCAGTTACTCATCTGGGCAAG CTTGTTAAACTTCCCCGGACTCCAAATGTTGATGACATACTGAAGAAGTATCTAGAATACAGATCAAACAGCGATGATTT GAAAGCTCATTCAGTTGAAGAAATTCTGAAAGGACTATGTTGCTACTTTGACAAAGCATTGCCAGTTATGCTTCTTTACAAAAATGAGCGTCCGCAGTATGAGAAAGCAATTGCAGATAATGTCTCTCCTTCGTCTGTATACGGTGCTGAGCACCTATTACGCCTCTTTG TTAAACTGCCCGAGTTATTGGTTGAGGCTAACATTGAAGAGGAGACTTTGAAAGAGCTGCTGCAAAGATTGGCCGACTTTCTCAA GTTCCTACATAAGAACCAGAGTGCATTCTTCCTCTCTTCCTACCATGTACCAGAAGATACTGAAATCAGCACCAACAAACAAGATGACTAA
- the LOC133739230 gene encoding protein MRG2-like isoform X1 translates to MRFRRRMIFLVMLKAHSVEEILKGLCCYFDKALPVILLYKYDRPQYEKAIADNVSPSSVYGAEHLLRLFVKLPGLLVEANIEEETLKELLQRLADFLKFLHKNQSAFFLSSYHVPEDTEISTNKQDD, encoded by the exons ATGCGTTTTCGAAGAAGGATGATCTTTCTGGTTATGCT GAAAGCTCATTCAGTTGAAGAAATTCTGAAAGGACTATGTTGCTACTTTGACAAAGCATTGCCAGTTATCCTTCTTTACAAATATGATCGTCCGCAGTATGAGAAAGCAATTGCAGATAATGTCTCTCCTTCATCTGTATACGGTGCTGAGCATCTATTACGCCTCTTTG TTAAACTGCCCGGGCTATTGGTTGAGGCTAACATTGAAGAGGAGACTTTGAAAGAGCTGCTGCAAAGATTGGCCGACTTTCTCAA GTTCCTACATAAGAACCAGAGTGCATTCTTCCTCTCTTCCTACCATGTACCAGAAGATACTGAAATCAGCACCAACAAACAAGATGACTAA
- the LOC133737984 gene encoding uncharacterized protein LOC133737984, translated as MGKPLIDFFGAIDNGVDGLNESVASFINHGSWELPQLLQIHYPALCELISKVPIATNPTLDDTLIWSPSSSGELTAKLAFQFLRQPLPSMDWGKCIWSKYITPRISLLTWKVLRGRVLTDDFLLVGWSLFGFSLWSLIS; from the coding sequence ATGGGAAAGCCTTTGATTGATTTCTTTGGGGCTATTGATAATGGGGTGGATGGCCTTAATGAGTCTGTGGCTAGTTTCATTAATCATGGTTCCTGGGAGCTACCACAATTACTTCAAATTCACTATCCTGCATTGTGTGAGTTGATTAGTAAGGTTCCTATTGCTACTAATCCTACACTTGATGATACATTGATATGGTCACCATCTTCTTCAGGTGAGCTTACTGCTAAATTAGCATTTCAATTTTTACGCCAACCACTTCCTTCAATGGATTGGGGTAAATGCATTTGGTCGAAGTACATTACGCCTCGTATATCATTGTTGACATGGAAGGTGTTAAGGGGTAGGGTGCTTACTGATGATTTTTTGCTCGTTGGCTGGAGTCTCTTTGGCTTCTCGTTGTGGTCTTTGATCTCTTAA
- the LOC133739099 gene encoding protein MRG2-like isoform X2, with translation MGHSKRSDDDDVTTDSSATESDTSATKTDSGIEHENDDDVSSPSSDSCPFVEGEKVLAYHNTHIYDAKGWNKNWDEWVRLDRLLKYTEENVEKQKLARMKDGTDKNPKLSRTSLTKLKSYNGARGKKRKNDSVVKGAIRLEELVIRMPHALRKQLVDDCESVTHLGKLVKLPRTPNVDDILKKYLEYRSNSDDLKAHSVEEILKGLCCYFDKALPVMLLYKNERPQYEKAIADNVSPSSVYGAEHLLRLFVKLPELLVEANIEEETLKELLQRLADFLKFLHKNQSAFFLSSYHVPEDTEISTNKQDD, from the exons ATGGGACACTCCAAGaggagtgatgatgatgatgtcacTACTGACTCCTCTGCCACAGAGTCTGACACTTCTGCCACCAAGACCGATTCCGGCATCGAACATGAAAACGACGACGACGTCTCATCTCCTTCCTCTGATTCATGCCCCTTTGTCGAAGGAGAGAAGGTCCTCGCTTATCACAACACTCACATTTACGACGCCAAG GGCTGGAACAAAAA TTGGGATGAGTGGGTACGCCTCGACCGTTTATTGAAATATACTGAAGAGAATGTGGAGAAACAGAAGCTCGCCAGAATGAAAGACGGAACAGACAAGAATCCAAAGCTATCACGCACATCACTGACTAAACTAAAAAGTTATAATG GGGCAAGAGGCAAGAAGAGAAAGAATGACTCTGTCGTTAAG GGTGCGATACGCTTGGAAGAACTTGTGATTCGAATGCCACATGCTTTAAGGAAACAACTAGTTGATGATTGCGAATCAGTTACTCATCTGGGCAAG CTTGTTAAACTTCCCCGGACTCCAAATGTTGATGACATACTGAAGAAGTATCTAGAATACAGATCAAACAGCGATGATTT GAAAGCTCATTCAGTTGAAGAAATTCTGAAAGGACTATGTTGCTACTTTGACAAAGCATTGCCAGTTATGCTTCTTTACAAAAATGAGCGTCCGCAGTATGAGAAAGCAATTGCAGATAATGTCTCTCCTTCGTCTGTATACGGTGCTGAGCACCTATTACGCCTCTTTG TTAAACTGCCCGAGTTATTGGTTGAGGCTAACATTGAAGAGGAGACTTTGAAAGAGCTGCTGCAAAGATTGGCCGACTTTCTCAA GTTCCTACATAAGAACCAGAGTGCATTCTTCCTCTCTTCCTACCATGTACCAGAAGATACTGAAATCAGCACCAACAAACAAGATGACTAA
- the LOC133735800 gene encoding putative glycine-rich cell wall structural protein 1 translates to MANSSKLLFSLFVLVLVITSSWVLMVSEARPLRIGSGLFVIDGLYIEAMKAGGGPSPGGKGHAFSSSQILGGIKNGGPSSGGKGHGFTDSQILGGIKNEGPSSSGKGHAFTTSQTLGGIKNEGGPSPGGKGHGFTDSQILGGIKNEGPSSSGKGHAFTTSQTLGGIKNGGGPSPGGKGHGFTDSQILGGIKNGGPSPGGKGHGFTDSQTLGGIKNGGPSSGGKGHAFTNSPTLGGIKNGGPSPGGKGHAFTSSYPTLGLGGIKDSGPSHGGSGN, encoded by the coding sequence ATGGCCAACAGTTCCAAgcttctcttctccttgtttgttcttgttcttgtaatTACCTCTAGTTGGGTTCTGATGGTATCAGAAGCACGTCCTCTGAGAATTGGTAGTGGTTTGTTTGTTATTGATGGGTTGTACATTGAAGCAATGAAGGCTGGTGGAGGTCCAAGTCCTGGTGGAAAAGGTCATGCCTTCAGCAGTTCTCAAATTCTTGGAGGAATCAAAAATGGAGGTCCAAGCTCAGGAGGGAAAGGTCATGGCTTCACAGATTCTCAAATTCTTGGAGGTATCAAAAATGAAGGTCCAAGCTCAAGTGGAAAGGGTCATGCCTTCACTACTTCTCAAACTCTTGGAGGGATCAAAAATgaaggaggtccaagtccaggtggAAAAGGTCATGGCTTCACCGATTCTCAAATTCTTGGAGGTATCAAAAATGAAGGTCCAAGCTCAAGTGGAAAGGGTCATGCCTTCACTACTTCTCAGACTCTTGGAGGGATCAAAAATggaggaggtccaagtccaggtggAAAAGGTCATGGCTTTACGGATTCTCAGATTCTTGGAGGCATCAAAAatggaggtccaagtccaggtggAAAAGGTCATGGCTTCACTGATTCTCAAACTCTTGGAGGGATCAAAAATGGAGGTCCAAGCTCTGGTGGAAAGGGTCATGCTTTCACCAATTCTCCTACTCTTGGAGGGATTAAAAatggaggtccaagtccaggtggGAAAGGTCATGCCTTCACTAGTTCGTATCCTACTCTAGGACTTGGAGGGATCAAAGATTCTGGTCCAAGCCATGGAGGCAGTGGAAACTAA
- the LOC133739229 gene encoding putative receptor protein kinase ZmPK1 yields MDPLFLILLLSLAITPPTSSSISDALSEGSSLSVQKPEDVLISPGGVFTAGFHQVGNNSYCFAIWFNEPSSSSSPVSYQNRTIVWMANRDQPVNGKRSKLSLLKTGNLILTDAAQSHVWTTTTTSISPARLSLHDSGNLVLLNLKTKVVLWQSFDSPTDTLLPLQPFTRTAILVSTRSQSNFSSGFYKLFFDNDNLLRLLFDGPEISSVYWPNPAYVSWDNARSTYNSSRTAKLDSLGSFASSDNLTFLAADYGAKLQRRLTIDFDGNVRLYSRKMPGESWVVSWQAFSDPCVIHGICGAYSLCSYDPSSGRKCSCLPGYQMENHTDWSLGCQPKFQFSYVEGESRFLQLTQVEFYGYDYNEYQNYSYGDCEKRCLELDNCKGFQYTFDSGVYKCNPKTQLRSGHRWNTQGYFYLRLPKAHLFSNTDIKPLKNLGFSCTEKVVDLEREYVKDRVSKPVKFLLWFAYGVGGVEIICIIFVWGLLSSTFSKSNEDIHGYLLTATGFKRFSYAELKTATRSFSEEIGRGAGGVVYKGILADQRVAAIKLLSEANQAEAEFLAEASTIGKVNHMNLIEMWGYCSEGRHRLLVYEYMEHGSLAQKLASHELDWEKRFEIAVGTAKGLSYLHEECLEWVLHCDVKPQNILLDSNFQPKVADFGLSKIHNRDELRNSSFSRIRGTRGYIAPEWVYNLPITSKVDVYSYGVVVLEMVTGKNPTMDVEISDGEQRRLIIWVREKLNGTEIASRMGEIIDPSFEGNYDVEKMEMLLTVALHCVEEDKDSRPTMSQVVEMLQHHGKESQWQ; encoded by the coding sequence ATGGATCCTCTGTTTCTCATTCTACTTCTCTCTCTGGCCATCACTCCTCCAACTTCATCTTCAATCTCCGACGCATTGAGTGAAGGGTCATCCCTCTCTGTACAGAAACCAGAAGATGTTCTGATTTCACCTGGTGGTGTTTTCACCGCCGGCTTTCATCAAGTTGGCAACAACTCATATTGCTTTGCCATTTGGTTCAACGAGccatcatcatcgtcatcacCAGTCTCCTACCAGAACCGAACTATAGTCTGGATGGCAAATCGTGACCAACCAGTCAACGGGAAGCGCTCAAAGCTCTCCCTCCTCAAAACTGGTAATCTCATCTTAACTGATGCTGCTCAATCCCACGTTTGGACCACAACCACCACCTCAATCTCCCCTGCCCGTTTAAGCCTGCACGACTCCGGTAATCTGGTTCTGCTTAATCTGAAGACGAAGGTTGTTCTATGGCAGAGCTTTGACTCCCCAACTGATACCCTTCTTCCACTCCAACCATTCACCAGAACCGCCATACTTGTCTCCACCAGAAGCCAGAGCAACTTCTCCTCTGGCTTCTATAAGCTCTTTTTCGACAATGATAACCTTCTCCGGCTACTCTTTGACGGCCCTGAGATTTCTAGTGTCTACTGGCCCAACCCTGCATATGTGAGCTGGGATAATGCAAGGTCTACTTACAACAGCAGTAGAACTGCCAAGCTTGATTCCTTAGGCAGTTTTGCCTCTTCGGACAATTTGACTTTTCTTGCAGCTGATTATGGTGCAAAGTTGCAGAGAAGATTGACTATTGATTTTGATGGAAATGTTCGATTGTATAGCCGAAAAATGCCAGGAGAGAGTTGGGTGGTTTCATGGCAAGCCTTTTCAGACCCTTGTGTGATTCATGGAATTTGTGGAGCTTACAGCCTCTGCAGCTACGATCCCAGTTCTGGGAGGAAATGCTCTTGCCTTCCAGGATATCAGATGGAAAATCATACTGATTGGTCTCTGGGGTGTCAACCGAAGTTTCAATTCTCTTATGTAGAAGGTGAGTCTCGTTTTCTCCAACTTACGCAAGTTGAGTTCTATGGTTACGATTATAATGAGTACCAAAATTATAGCTATGGTGATTGTGAGAAAAGATGCTTGGAACTGGATAACTGCAAGGGGTTTCAGTACACGTTTGATTCTGGTGTTTATAAGTGTAATCCCAAGACGCAGTTGCGAAGTGGGCACAGGTGGAACACTCAAGGTTACTTCTATCTGAGACTGCCCAAGGCTCACCTCTTCTCTAACACAGACATAAAGCCCCTGAAGAACCTTGGTTTTAGTTGCACAGAAAAAGTTGTTGATCTCGAGAGGGAGTATGTTAAAGATCGAGTCAGTAAGCCGGTGAAATTCCTGCTCTGGTTTGCCTATGGAGTTGGGGGAGTTGAAATCATTTgtataatttttgtttgggGTTTATTGAGCAGTACATTCTCAAAATCAAATGAAGATATTCACGGCTACCTTCTTACTGCAACCGGGTTCAAAAGATTTAGCTACGCTGAGCTCAAGACTGCAACGCGGAGTTTTAGTGAAGAAATTGGGAGAGGAGCAGGAGGAGTTGTTTACAAAGGCATATTGGCTGATCAGCGAGTGGCAGCGATTAAGCTGCTCAGTGAAGCTAACCAAGCAGAAGCAGAATTTCTAGCAGAAGCTAGTACTATTGGGAAGGTGAAtcatatgaacttgatcgagaTGTGGGGATATTGCTCAGAGGGAAGGCACAGGCTTCTTGTTTATGAGTACATGGAGCATGGTTCCTTGGCACAGAAGTTAGCTTCCCATGAGCTTGATTGGGAGAAGAGGTTTGAGATTGCTGTCGGCACTGCAAAGGGTCTATCTTATTTGCACGAAGAGTGCTTGGAGTGGGTTCTACATTGTGATGTAAAGCCTCAAAACATACTGTTGGACTCCAATTTTCAACCAAAAGTTGCAGATTTCGGGCTCTCCAAGATTCATAACAGAGATGAGCTCAGGAATTCAAGCTTTTCGAGAATACGAGGAACCAGAGGTTACATTGCTCCGGAGTGGGTGTATAATCTTCCCATCACATCCAAAGTGGATGTATACAGCTATGGAGTGGTTGTATTGGAGATGGTGACCGGAAAGAACCCGACAATGGATGTGGAAATCAGTGATGGTGAGCAGAGAAGACTAATTATTTGGGTGAGGGAGAAACTAAATGGAACTGAAATTGCGTCCAGAATGGGAGAGATCATAGATCCCTCGTTTGAAGGCAACTATGACGTGGAAAAGATGGAAATGTTGTTAACAGTAGCTTTACATTGTGTGGAAGAAGACAAAGATTCAAGACCAACCATGAGTCAAGTCGTTGAGATGCTTCAACACCACGGCAAAGAATCTCAGTGGCAATGA